From Quercus lobata isolate SW786 chromosome 1, ValleyOak3.0 Primary Assembly, whole genome shotgun sequence, one genomic window encodes:
- the LOC115974288 gene encoding putative disease resistance RPP13-like protein 1 isoform X1, translating to MAAALVGGAFLSATLQVLFDRMASQEVVKFIRGRKVSATLLTKLKTWCLTLSKVLNDAEEKETTDTIVKEWLDELKDALYHAEDLLDEIATEALRCQVEADFVTSTSKMASQEVVKFIRGRKVPATLLTKLKTWCLTLNKVLNDAEEKEITDTNVKEWVDELKDAVCHAEDLLDEIATEALRCQVEADFVTRTSKVRNFISTSFDQFGRKLESKIQVVVDKLENLDSQINAIGLREGVEGRSSQRVPTTSLVDPETIIYGRDDDEKAIVNLLLSNDVASNNHSTGVIPIVGMGGVGKTTLARQIYNNQKIIEHFSLKAWVCVSEEFDVPKITKKILEAVSPQKHDHTDFNKIQTELKNYLMGKKCLLILDDVWNENYDDWALLSIPFKYGTSGSRIIVTTRNRSVALIMRPIQIFNLNKLSEEDCWLLFANHAFENGKSNAYPELERIGEEIIKKCDGLPLAAKALGCLLHSKLDVEEWNKILKSEIWSLPNDGGNVLPALRLSYNYLPSHLKRCFAYCSIFPKNYLFKMEELVQLWMGEGFLQQHNKNEEMEDIGAEYFLDLVSRSLLQRSNGSKLCFLMHDLVHDLAKSVSGKFCFRSEGDNTNKIIEKTRHFSYLRTTYDIPEKFTALCKAKNLRTFIALEMKKEDKDEDNKVLKFYLTKKVQHDLLLTLRFLRVLSLSHYCNIELPELIGDFKHLRYLDVSFTGIEKLPKSTCMLPNLQTLNLSGCKFLVKLPRNMRNLINLRHLYISGTSIKNMPIHMGRLQCLQTLTKFVVGKDIGFRIEELGKLSNLRGVIVISNLQNVINSTNALEAKLKDKEHLKELTLEWDAANDVISRSERDVLNNLQPHTSLTMLVIKNYNDTSFPNWVGDSSFSNITVVHLNSCRNCSSLPSLGQLPSLLDLFVFGFDEVVTVDANFYGSGSYTATPFQSLKILRFKAMSKWEEWSPYHKEGKDEEAFPSLQELYLEKCPKLSGSLPKHLPSLTELGIEECEQLETSLPTAPFIRKLVVRNCNVELLKKLPPTLHDLTIIGFENLESLPEGVMDHNHSVERLFISEFPVLKSLPRGGLSSPTTLKYLFIRNCKELEFPMYPCYSSLVGLIIEYSCNPLKSFPLDIFPKLRYLIIEGCRNMESLSVSEGHHLTDLLRLKIKNCPHFVAFPSGGLSAPNLSELEVSNCSLLNSLPENMHAFLPSLQFLDIINCPQIESFPKGGLSSNLISLRISDCKKLICNRMEWGLQRLQSLKRLAFINYDHDCWDVESFPEEYLLPTTVTHLYITGFGNLRTLDNNGFQHLNSLQYLSLEDCPKLKHMPEEGLPVTISNVKIITCPLLTKRLQRKKGKEWSNIAHTPFIEIIERNQLSIDGESRRTFLS from the exons ATGGCTGCTGCCCTAGTAGGAGGAGCATTTCTGTCTGCAACCCTTCAAGTGTTATTTGACAGGATGGCATCTCAGGAGGTCGTGAAGTTCATCCGGGGAAGAAAAGTCTCTGCTACACTACTAACAAAGCTGAAGACATGGTGTCTTACCCTCAGCAAAGTGCTCAATGACGCAGAGGAAAAGGAAACCACAGACACAATTGTCAAAGAATGGCTTGATGAGCTGAAGGATGCTCTCTATCACGCAGAGGACCTTTTGGATGAGATCGCTACTGAAGCTTTGCGGTGCCAAGTGGAAGCTGATTTTGTAACCTCTACGAGTAA GATGGCATCTCAGGAGGTCGTGAAGTTCATCCGAGGAAGAAAAGTCCCTGCTACACTACTAACAAAGCTGAAGACATGGTGTCTTACCCTCAACAAAGTGCTCAATGACGCAGAGGAAAAGGAAATCACAGACACAAATGTCAAAGAGTGGGTTGATGAGCTTAAGGATGCTGTCTGTCACGCAGAGGACCTTTTGGATGAGATCGCTACTGAAGCTTTGCGGTGCCAAGTGGAAGCTGATTTTGTAACCCGTACGAGTAAGGTACGTAACTTCATCTCTACTTCATTTGATCAGTTTGGGAGAAAACTAGAATCAAAGATACAAGTAGTCGTAGATAAGCTGGAAAATCTAGATTCACAAATAAATGCTATAGGTCTGAGAGAAGGTGTTGAAGGGAGATCTTCCCAAAGAGTGCCCACAACTTCTCTGGTAGATCCAGAAACTATAATTTACGGTAGGGATGATGATGAAAAGGCAATAGTCAACTTGCTGCTCTCAAACGATGTAGCAAGCAACAACCACTCAACTGGTGTGATTCCCATTGTGGGCATGGGTGGGGTTGGAAAGACAACCCTTGCTCGGCAAATctacaacaaccaaaaaattatagaacatTTCAGCCTTAAagcatgggtttgtgtttcagAAGAATTTGACGTTCCTAagataactaaaaaaattcttGAGGCTGTCAGTCCACAAAAACATGATCACACTGACTTCAATAAGATCCAAACTGAATTGAAGAATTATTTGATGGGAAAGAAATGTTTACTGATTCTTGATGATGTATGGAATGAAAATTATGATGATTGGGCTCTCTTGAGTATTCCCTTTAAATATGGAACATCGGGAAGTAGAATTATTGTGACAACACGCAACAGAAGTGTTGCATTGATCATGCGCcctattcaaatttttaatcttaataaattatcagaagaagattgttggctatTATTTGCAAATCATGCCTTTGAAAATGGAAAATCTAATGCATATCCTGAATTAGAAAGAATTGGTGAAGAAATCATTAAGAAGTGTGACGGTCTGCCATTGGCAGCAAAAGCACTTGGTTGTCTATTGCACTCTAAATTAGATGTAGAGgaatggaataaaattttgaaaagcgAAATTTGGAGTCTGCCTAACGATGGGGGTAATGTTCTTCCAGCTTTAAGATTAAGTTACAATTACCTACCCTCACATTTAAAGCGATGTTTTGCATATTGTTCGATCTTCCCAAAGAATTATCTATTCAAAATGGAAGAACTTGTTCAGTTGTGGATGGGAGAGGGCTTCTTGCAACAACACAACAAGAATGAAGAAATGGAAGATATAGGTGCTGAGTACTTCCTTGATTTAGTATCAAGGTCACTTTTACAACGATCAAATGGAAGCAAATTGTGCTTTCTAATGCATGACCTAGTCCATGATTTAGCTAAATCTGTATCTggcaaattttgttttagatcagAAGGGgataacacaaacaaaattatagaaaaaactCGTCATTTTTCCTACTTAAGAACCACGTATGACATCCCAGAGAAGTTTACGGCTTTGTGCAAAGCTAAAAATTTACGCACCTTCATTGcgttagaaatgaaaaaagaagacaaagatGAAGATAATAAGGTTTTGAAGTTCTACTTAACAAAAAAGGTACAACATGATCTATTATTGACACTAAGATTCTTACGTGTGCTCTCTCTTTCACATTATTGTAATATAGAGTTGCCAGAGTTAATTGGAGATTTCAAACATCTACGCTATTTAGATGTCTCTTTTACTGGGATTGAGAAATTGCCTAAGTCTACATGTATGTTGCCCAACTTACAAACGTTGAATTTATCAGGATGCAAATTTCTAGTTAAGTTGCCAAGAAATATGAGAAATCTCATTAATTTGCGTCATCTTTATATTAGTGGAACTAGCATTAAAAATATGCCAATACATATGGGTCGGTTACAATGTCTTCAGACTTTGACCAAATTTGTTGTCGGCAAGGACATTGGATTCCGAATTGAAGAGTTAGGAAAACTTTCAAATCTTCGAGGAGTCATTGTGATATCGAATCTCCAGAATGTGATAAACTCAACTAATGCTTTGGAAGCAAAGTTGAAGGATAAGGAGCACCTTAAGGAGCTAACATTGGAGTGGGATGCTGCCAATGATGTTATTTCTCGAAGTGAAAGAGACGTACTCAACAATCTGCAGCCTCATACGAGCTTAACAATGCTTGTTATCAAGAATTACAATGACACAAGCTTTCCAAATTGGGTTGGAGATagttcattttcaaatataacaGTTGTTCATCTAAACTCTTGTAGAAATTGCTCTAGTTTGCCATCACTTGGACAACTCCCCTCTCTTCTTGACCTCTTCGTTTTTGGGTTTGATGAAGTTGTTACTGTGGATGCTAACTTTTATGGTAGCGGTTCTTATACTGCTACACCATTTCAATCACTGAAAATATTGAGATTTAAGGCAATGTCGAAGTGGGAGGAATGGTCTCCTTATCACAAAGAAGGCAAAGATGAAGAAGCTTTTCCGAGTCTCCAAGAGCTTTATCTTGAAAAATGTCCAAAACTAAGTGGAAGCTTGCCCAAGCACCTACCTTCTTTAACCGAACTTGGGATTGAGGAATGTGAACAGCTTGAGACTTCTCTCCCTACTGCTCCTTTTATTCGTAAATTAGTAGTAAGGAATTGTAATGTTGAGTTGTTGAAAAAATTGCCACCCACGTTGCACGACCTCACAATAATCGGATTCGAAAACCTGGAGTCTCTGCCAGAGGGAGTGATGGACCACAACCACTCTGTTGAAAGGTTATTTATCTCTGAATTTCCTGTGCTCAAGTCTCTTCCTCGTGGTGGTCTATCCAGTCCCACTACActaaaatatctttttatcCGTAATTGTAAGGAATTGGAATTCCCGATGTACCCCTGCTATTCTTCCCTTGTCGGACTGATTATAGAATATAGCTGTAATCCTCTGAAGTCATTTCCATTGGACATCTTCCCGAAGCTTCGTTATCTCATAATCGAAGGGTGTAGGAACATGGAGTCCCTTTCAGTTTCGGAGGGACATCACCTAACTGATCTCCTACggttgaaaataaaaaattgcccTCATTTTGTAGCTTTTCCCAGTGGAGGATTGTCGGCCCCCAATCTCTCAGAATTAGAAGTCAGTAATTGCTCTCTTCTCAATTCACTCCCAGAAAACATGCACGCGTTTCTCCCGTCTCTTCAATTTTTGGATATCATTAATTGTCCACAAATTGAGTCTTTTCCGAAAGGTGGTCTGTCATCCAATCTAATTTCTTTAAGAATCAGCGACTGCAAAAAACTAATTTGCAATAGAATGGAGTGGGGCTTGCAAAGACTGCAGTCTCTTAAAAGATTAGCATTCATAAATTATGATCATGATTGCTGGGATGTGGAGTCCTTTCCGGAGGAGTATTTACTGCCCACAACTGTTACCCATCTTTACATCActggatttggaaatttgagAACGTTGGACAACAACGGGTTTCAACACCTTAACTCTCTTCAATATTTGTCCTTGGAAGACTGCCCGAAGCTCAAGCACATGCCAGAAGAGGGGCTGCCTGTCACAATCTCGAACGTAAAGATCATTACATGTCCTTTGTTGACGAAACGATTACAAAGGAAGAAGGGAAAAGAGTGGAGCAACATTGCTCACACCCCCTTCATAGAAATCATTGAGCGCAATCAG TTGTCCATCGATGGTGAATCGAGAAGAACATTTCTCTCTTGA
- the LOC115974288 gene encoding putative disease resistance protein At3g14460 isoform X2 yields the protein MASQEVVKFIRGRKVPATLLTKLKTWCLTLNKVLNDAEEKEITDTNVKEWVDELKDAVCHAEDLLDEIATEALRCQVEADFVTRTSKVRNFISTSFDQFGRKLESKIQVVVDKLENLDSQINAIGLREGVEGRSSQRVPTTSLVDPETIIYGRDDDEKAIVNLLLSNDVASNNHSTGVIPIVGMGGVGKTTLARQIYNNQKIIEHFSLKAWVCVSEEFDVPKITKKILEAVSPQKHDHTDFNKIQTELKNYLMGKKCLLILDDVWNENYDDWALLSIPFKYGTSGSRIIVTTRNRSVALIMRPIQIFNLNKLSEEDCWLLFANHAFENGKSNAYPELERIGEEIIKKCDGLPLAAKALGCLLHSKLDVEEWNKILKSEIWSLPNDGGNVLPALRLSYNYLPSHLKRCFAYCSIFPKNYLFKMEELVQLWMGEGFLQQHNKNEEMEDIGAEYFLDLVSRSLLQRSNGSKLCFLMHDLVHDLAKSVSGKFCFRSEGDNTNKIIEKTRHFSYLRTTYDIPEKFTALCKAKNLRTFIALEMKKEDKDEDNKVLKFYLTKKVQHDLLLTLRFLRVLSLSHYCNIELPELIGDFKHLRYLDVSFTGIEKLPKSTCMLPNLQTLNLSGCKFLVKLPRNMRNLINLRHLYISGTSIKNMPIHMGRLQCLQTLTKFVVGKDIGFRIEELGKLSNLRGVIVISNLQNVINSTNALEAKLKDKEHLKELTLEWDAANDVISRSERDVLNNLQPHTSLTMLVIKNYNDTSFPNWVGDSSFSNITVVHLNSCRNCSSLPSLGQLPSLLDLFVFGFDEVVTVDANFYGSGSYTATPFQSLKILRFKAMSKWEEWSPYHKEGKDEEAFPSLQELYLEKCPKLSGSLPKHLPSLTELGIEECEQLETSLPTAPFIRKLVVRNCNVELLKKLPPTLHDLTIIGFENLESLPEGVMDHNHSVERLFISEFPVLKSLPRGGLSSPTTLKYLFIRNCKELEFPMYPCYSSLVGLIIEYSCNPLKSFPLDIFPKLRYLIIEGCRNMESLSVSEGHHLTDLLRLKIKNCPHFVAFPSGGLSAPNLSELEVSNCSLLNSLPENMHAFLPSLQFLDIINCPQIESFPKGGLSSNLISLRISDCKKLICNRMEWGLQRLQSLKRLAFINYDHDCWDVESFPEEYLLPTTVTHLYITGFGNLRTLDNNGFQHLNSLQYLSLEDCPKLKHMPEEGLPVTISNVKIITCPLLTKRLQRKKGKEWSNIAHTPFIEIIERNQLSIDGESRRTFLS from the exons ATGGCATCTCAGGAGGTCGTGAAGTTCATCCGAGGAAGAAAAGTCCCTGCTACACTACTAACAAAGCTGAAGACATGGTGTCTTACCCTCAACAAAGTGCTCAATGACGCAGAGGAAAAGGAAATCACAGACACAAATGTCAAAGAGTGGGTTGATGAGCTTAAGGATGCTGTCTGTCACGCAGAGGACCTTTTGGATGAGATCGCTACTGAAGCTTTGCGGTGCCAAGTGGAAGCTGATTTTGTAACCCGTACGAGTAAGGTACGTAACTTCATCTCTACTTCATTTGATCAGTTTGGGAGAAAACTAGAATCAAAGATACAAGTAGTCGTAGATAAGCTGGAAAATCTAGATTCACAAATAAATGCTATAGGTCTGAGAGAAGGTGTTGAAGGGAGATCTTCCCAAAGAGTGCCCACAACTTCTCTGGTAGATCCAGAAACTATAATTTACGGTAGGGATGATGATGAAAAGGCAATAGTCAACTTGCTGCTCTCAAACGATGTAGCAAGCAACAACCACTCAACTGGTGTGATTCCCATTGTGGGCATGGGTGGGGTTGGAAAGACAACCCTTGCTCGGCAAATctacaacaaccaaaaaattatagaacatTTCAGCCTTAAagcatgggtttgtgtttcagAAGAATTTGACGTTCCTAagataactaaaaaaattcttGAGGCTGTCAGTCCACAAAAACATGATCACACTGACTTCAATAAGATCCAAACTGAATTGAAGAATTATTTGATGGGAAAGAAATGTTTACTGATTCTTGATGATGTATGGAATGAAAATTATGATGATTGGGCTCTCTTGAGTATTCCCTTTAAATATGGAACATCGGGAAGTAGAATTATTGTGACAACACGCAACAGAAGTGTTGCATTGATCATGCGCcctattcaaatttttaatcttaataaattatcagaagaagattgttggctatTATTTGCAAATCATGCCTTTGAAAATGGAAAATCTAATGCATATCCTGAATTAGAAAGAATTGGTGAAGAAATCATTAAGAAGTGTGACGGTCTGCCATTGGCAGCAAAAGCACTTGGTTGTCTATTGCACTCTAAATTAGATGTAGAGgaatggaataaaattttgaaaagcgAAATTTGGAGTCTGCCTAACGATGGGGGTAATGTTCTTCCAGCTTTAAGATTAAGTTACAATTACCTACCCTCACATTTAAAGCGATGTTTTGCATATTGTTCGATCTTCCCAAAGAATTATCTATTCAAAATGGAAGAACTTGTTCAGTTGTGGATGGGAGAGGGCTTCTTGCAACAACACAACAAGAATGAAGAAATGGAAGATATAGGTGCTGAGTACTTCCTTGATTTAGTATCAAGGTCACTTTTACAACGATCAAATGGAAGCAAATTGTGCTTTCTAATGCATGACCTAGTCCATGATTTAGCTAAATCTGTATCTggcaaattttgttttagatcagAAGGGgataacacaaacaaaattatagaaaaaactCGTCATTTTTCCTACTTAAGAACCACGTATGACATCCCAGAGAAGTTTACGGCTTTGTGCAAAGCTAAAAATTTACGCACCTTCATTGcgttagaaatgaaaaaagaagacaaagatGAAGATAATAAGGTTTTGAAGTTCTACTTAACAAAAAAGGTACAACATGATCTATTATTGACACTAAGATTCTTACGTGTGCTCTCTCTTTCACATTATTGTAATATAGAGTTGCCAGAGTTAATTGGAGATTTCAAACATCTACGCTATTTAGATGTCTCTTTTACTGGGATTGAGAAATTGCCTAAGTCTACATGTATGTTGCCCAACTTACAAACGTTGAATTTATCAGGATGCAAATTTCTAGTTAAGTTGCCAAGAAATATGAGAAATCTCATTAATTTGCGTCATCTTTATATTAGTGGAACTAGCATTAAAAATATGCCAATACATATGGGTCGGTTACAATGTCTTCAGACTTTGACCAAATTTGTTGTCGGCAAGGACATTGGATTCCGAATTGAAGAGTTAGGAAAACTTTCAAATCTTCGAGGAGTCATTGTGATATCGAATCTCCAGAATGTGATAAACTCAACTAATGCTTTGGAAGCAAAGTTGAAGGATAAGGAGCACCTTAAGGAGCTAACATTGGAGTGGGATGCTGCCAATGATGTTATTTCTCGAAGTGAAAGAGACGTACTCAACAATCTGCAGCCTCATACGAGCTTAACAATGCTTGTTATCAAGAATTACAATGACACAAGCTTTCCAAATTGGGTTGGAGATagttcattttcaaatataacaGTTGTTCATCTAAACTCTTGTAGAAATTGCTCTAGTTTGCCATCACTTGGACAACTCCCCTCTCTTCTTGACCTCTTCGTTTTTGGGTTTGATGAAGTTGTTACTGTGGATGCTAACTTTTATGGTAGCGGTTCTTATACTGCTACACCATTTCAATCACTGAAAATATTGAGATTTAAGGCAATGTCGAAGTGGGAGGAATGGTCTCCTTATCACAAAGAAGGCAAAGATGAAGAAGCTTTTCCGAGTCTCCAAGAGCTTTATCTTGAAAAATGTCCAAAACTAAGTGGAAGCTTGCCCAAGCACCTACCTTCTTTAACCGAACTTGGGATTGAGGAATGTGAACAGCTTGAGACTTCTCTCCCTACTGCTCCTTTTATTCGTAAATTAGTAGTAAGGAATTGTAATGTTGAGTTGTTGAAAAAATTGCCACCCACGTTGCACGACCTCACAATAATCGGATTCGAAAACCTGGAGTCTCTGCCAGAGGGAGTGATGGACCACAACCACTCTGTTGAAAGGTTATTTATCTCTGAATTTCCTGTGCTCAAGTCTCTTCCTCGTGGTGGTCTATCCAGTCCCACTACActaaaatatctttttatcCGTAATTGTAAGGAATTGGAATTCCCGATGTACCCCTGCTATTCTTCCCTTGTCGGACTGATTATAGAATATAGCTGTAATCCTCTGAAGTCATTTCCATTGGACATCTTCCCGAAGCTTCGTTATCTCATAATCGAAGGGTGTAGGAACATGGAGTCCCTTTCAGTTTCGGAGGGACATCACCTAACTGATCTCCTACggttgaaaataaaaaattgcccTCATTTTGTAGCTTTTCCCAGTGGAGGATTGTCGGCCCCCAATCTCTCAGAATTAGAAGTCAGTAATTGCTCTCTTCTCAATTCACTCCCAGAAAACATGCACGCGTTTCTCCCGTCTCTTCAATTTTTGGATATCATTAATTGTCCACAAATTGAGTCTTTTCCGAAAGGTGGTCTGTCATCCAATCTAATTTCTTTAAGAATCAGCGACTGCAAAAAACTAATTTGCAATAGAATGGAGTGGGGCTTGCAAAGACTGCAGTCTCTTAAAAGATTAGCATTCATAAATTATGATCATGATTGCTGGGATGTGGAGTCCTTTCCGGAGGAGTATTTACTGCCCACAACTGTTACCCATCTTTACATCActggatttggaaatttgagAACGTTGGACAACAACGGGTTTCAACACCTTAACTCTCTTCAATATTTGTCCTTGGAAGACTGCCCGAAGCTCAAGCACATGCCAGAAGAGGGGCTGCCTGTCACAATCTCGAACGTAAAGATCATTACATGTCCTTTGTTGACGAAACGATTACAAAGGAAGAAGGGAAAAGAGTGGAGCAACATTGCTCACACCCCCTTCATAGAAATCATTGAGCGCAATCAG TTGTCCATCGATGGTGAATCGAGAAGAACATTTCTCTCTTGA